CCTACATGCCAATACCGCATTACATACCTTTAGAAGTGCTCTATCATCCTCATTAACATAACCATTTTTCCGATCCTCAAGCACATTGGCACCATTCACTACTCGAGCATTTCTACATAGACAAACACCATAATCACTAATAACATAAAGTTTGCTCCACAACCCAATACCTAAAATGCAAGCAGATTATGAGCATTTTTCACATAGGCCAGCATATTCGAGTTCCACCCAATATGAAAAACTGACCTATTTTTCAGGGAAAACGTTGTAGGCCTTGGCTTTATGGGCAATACATCCTTAAGGTGAGGTAAATTAAATCTCAATTCAAAATCCTCTTGAAATTTGGTCTTCCAACAGGGATCAGTGAAGTCCATTTCTTGATTTCCAGCAGCAATTGTAGCCATTCTTGATTGCTTATTTCTCATCTGTCTTTGTGAGGTTTTGGATTTTGTACAAGTATAACtcatattgaaagaaaaataatcccTTTTTGAATGCAAAATACATTTTGGAGGGTTGATAAAATTAACAGCATAGATCAAAGAAGCAGAAGCCATTTCTCAAACCAACCCAATTAATTTGTAGCAGCAGATAAGATCATCCAGTTATCCAACCCTGCAGTGAGTGAAAATTGAAGgattaaaattcaattaaataatgGAAATTCCCAACACCTCAAAGCACAGAAAAGAAAGAACAGAACGCCTAATTTCACAGAACGTTTTGCACATGGTTAAGGACCAGAATCTGAGCCGTTTGTttgctgagaaaatggaggaaaagaaaagaaataaaaaaaattaataaacccCAACCCAGTTATGATTCATTCTTTCAAAAACTAAGCAGAAAAAACCCAGCATTCGAAATTCtagtttcctttctttttcctcagTTTTCCGAACAACCAAACAGAACAAAGCTCAGCCGTTCCGATTCCCACGGTTACAGCAAcaataaaaccaacaaaaattaagagaaaaaaacacataccttcaaaaaaatattctctgaATCAGAGAGATCAAAGAAATGAGATTACGCCCACAACTTTATCTGACTTTATTTACGTTAATGCCTAATTCCATTGACATGTAACATAGAGCTACACGCAGAGCCACCATTGAGATTTCCTCAAAGTTTCCGAATTTCTTGGGAAAATCGGAAGAAGGTAGCCGCCATCgacaaaaaatagaattaaaatttgaacAGCAATCCCCACGAGTTGTTGGCTTGTTTGTCTCTGTTCTTGGATTATTCTAAGTCAACGTATATGTTGCGTTCTAAAGCCGACTTCAAATTGCGGCTGACGTTGGCCATCATCTTTGACCACaaaaattgcaattttttaaaatttttggttaaTCATGAGTACTTTTGGTCCAATTATCTAATCTTCACGTGTAGAATCCGATTTTGCAACCAATTTGATCAATTTCCATGTCTAATCATATGGTAACGGTGATCTAAATTTGATCATGATCATTTCTTATGGCTTGTAGCTTCctaatagtttaattaaataaaaagttatcaTACTTTcctgaaaaattaaaaatattcttaatatccaaaaaaaaaaatgactttcttcctcattcttaaaaaatcaacaaaagaccaacaaataaaaaaagatcatAGCATTATACATTTCAAAAGTCATAATATAACAATCTTTCATCCTTCTTTCTTCTCTAATATCCATTATATTTCCCatctttctctttgtttttaattaggatttttttttattgagttctttgtgattattttttattagagatTTTTGCAGTTTCATTTAAACTTTTATTGTGTTGAAGAGAAGatcaaatagaaaattgttaGCTAAATTTTCGATCTAACTTTGTTTATATTAAGTTATGTAATTCAATATTTAAGTCTAAAtgatcatttttaattaaaaacttaggtggtgtttgttttttggttgaaaagaaaaaaatcaaaatatttaactttttctatttaactaaaagtatattgttgatattaactaacataattaaagtaaactggttatcaataagtttagtttaattatattgatcGATGTTAATGAGTTATTTTTAgcttaatagaaaatattaaatatttttgttttttctattcagtcaaaaaataaacatcaccttaatcttaattaagtttttttgcataatttttttaaataaaacttaatcaCAGCATAGCTTAAGTGGTCATAATAAAGATTTTTTGTAAATgagacaaaaatttaattttaattaacttatttgtAAATGAAGCATGATCATAATATAGTTTAAATTACCATAATGATTGAGAAATTAACCCTAGGTTTTTTGTGCACCAAACCAAACCTTAGTTTGGTTCTAGTGAACATCCTTAATGggaatttaattttaatcaaatccgtaataaataaacttaattcCAATCTAATTTAAGAACGTTCAAAAGAAGTTGCCAATAACACGCAAAGCACCCTCAACTGTACATATATTTACTTATATCatgtatttgattttgtttaaaaaCGCACCTGTTAGTGCAGAATTTTCCTTCCAAACgctaagaaaaattttatttatcgaCTTTCAAAGCCTTGGTTGtatttggaaaaggaaaaaagtgagTTGTGTTTGAATATGAGTACAGGAATCCGAGTTGCATTTGAGTTATGTAAGAGTTTTAGTTACAGTTGAACTTTCGAAGAATTTGAGTGCTATTTGAATTATTCATTATTggattataaatatatatcataaattacaAAGGATTCATGGAATATCTCAATGTTTGGTAACctagaaaatgaaggaaaatgaatttggagggaaaaaaacataaaatttaataattattaattattgacataaaagattaaaaaataaaaataaaaaagtgaaggTGTATGCAACATTTTCCTAAATAGAAATATCTTAATTGTATGAATATAAGACCTTAGGGTATCAACCGCCAAGAGATAACCGTTTTAACTGAAATTATCCTCAGAAAAAACCACCCTCCAATGGCTATCCTCACACCACGCCCGAACTCAACGCCGATCAAATCATTCCCCAACATCTTCCTTTTTATAATAACCCAATTCCAATTTCCTCACGTTCATCAGTAGTGATTCTCTCTACTCAGAAGGAGATCGACTGCATTCCAAACGAAGGAAAGAAACGAACTCTTCCCTCCAATTTTCTCCTCAAAAAATGGCTCCTAAGCTATTGATTCTTGCTCTTCTCTTCATGGCCGTCGTCGCCTCCACTTCCGCAGCGGCACCGGCCAAGGCCCCGGAGGCACCTTCCGACGATGAAATTGGGGAAGTGGGTGGTGATGACTCGGGCGATGGTGGTTTGGCGCCCAGTAGTGAGGTTGTGGAGGCGCCGGTGGGTGGGCCCGTGACGGAAGGAGCTTTCTCCAACTTGGGACCGTCTGCGGCAGCTGGTGGCGACAAAAAGAATGGCGCAGCTGAACTGGAGGTGTCGGCTGTCGCCGCCGGAGCTGCAGTAGTCGCTGCCGGATTCTTCTTTCTGAAGTTTTAGGGTTGAGGGCTTTGAATCAACCCAATGGATGGTCCTCGGTTTTGTTTCAGCTGTGCTGCttctacttcttcttcttcttcttcatgctTTGAAATCCTTGTACTTCGCAATTAATTTTCTCTGTTTTGTGGTTTACTGAATCCATTTCAGAATAAAGAACGTAGGACCAATCACATTTCCAAcactcttcttatttttttctttttctttttgggaatGATCTTAggtttttgaagatttttctttcaatgatttcagattttttttgaaGCTGAGACTTGTAATTGAACATAAAACTTTGAATGAATGTAAGGGGTTGTTTAGAAatcattattgaaaataattttttgtttgtttagaaagaaaaaaaggaaaaacaaaaacaaaaattctgcTTTCAAAAATACTACCATAAACTGTGGACTGAAATTGACTATttaggaatttattttaaagggcagtcaaatgttatattttaaaaaatatgacaagattttcaaaaattatttttaaaagtttttaagaacaaatcttaaatatgtttaaaaactCAATATGAAttacaattttttcaatttttttcggtgaagttcataaattattctccatttttagaattatttcttattttacaaataacatccgaaaaaacttcaaaattattcttaaaagtgtcttatttttataataaatttttttaaaaaaactattttttgtaaaaataaataaataaaaaatttgaacaaaTTGTTTTACGTTATAAcactatttttttgttataaagtatagaaaattgtttttaaccttTTGTTTGATAAGTTGAGTTTAAATATATGaccatgtttggttcctaaaagaTCCCTTAGAGAAGAGTAAGATATGAAACGAGTAGGCCCAAAACCCTTAAATGTTTTAAGAGTGATCAGCAATTCAGCATTGCCTAAGCCCGAACCCTAATTGGATTGGGACTGAATTCAAATGGTGTTGGCCGGCCCATAGGCGCAAATATTGGGCCTATGAGCTCTTATATAAATTTCGGTGGCCCAACTTGTTAAACACTTGCTCgaggaaatatataaaattttaagacaTAACTTAAAATccgtttgataataattttagaaaatatttaaatttttttaacacttcaaattatttatcatttaagtgttaaatagactaaaaacgttttttagaattattatcaaatacaaCTTTACTCTgaataagtttttgtttttaacagGTTTGAAGTTGAGATGGAACTTAAAGTCACGTTATTATCGAACACattctaaatttataattaaaaatactcTTAACAAAATTATCCACACAAAGGGATAGGCGCTATTCCTTATACTTCTAACTTAAAAATGACTCCAAATGGAGACAAAATTTCCTTAATAATATCACATGATATTGCTATATATGTGTGCCAAAAAAATCAACCATGGACTCAATAAACatttaaaacttttgaattaaTAGGTCATTTATCATGATCATCTCAACACCTTCATTTTTGTATACTTACCATTTATGATTGTCAGTTCTCAAAGGAGACGAAGAATGCTTTACCTTTATCCACTGAAGGAGATGGGGTCGATGGCGGTTGGGGGTGGAGTTATGATCCCAAGGAAGCAAATACAAATTACTTATCCTCTTTGCTAAAATTGGGGTAACCAGGCCAAACTTATGTAACAACTCCTCATGCCATCACTACGTCCCCTCCCTTTGTACGCATTCACCTCTCTCCGGTATAAATACTCCACTACCgctaccaccaccaccaccaccaccgcccCAACGTTCAACCACGAACCCCAGCAGTTAATATTCCAAAAGCTTAGCCAAACAACATGAAGGGAGTAGTGATCGCCTTGCTGGTGGCCCTCGCCATGGTCCACTTCATGGCGGAGCCAGCCCGCGCCATCACCTGCTCAGACGTGAACAAGGCCCTGGCCCCTTGCATCTCCTACCTCACCGGCGGCGGTGCTCCGACTTCAGCATGCTGTGACGGCGTCAGGACCCTTAAGTCATTGTCACCCACCACGAGCGACAGGCAAACGGCCTGCCAGTGTGCCAAGGACGCCGCCAGCCGCAACCCCAACATTAGGGAGGATGCCGCCGCTGCCCTCCCCAACAAGTGCGGCGTCCAGACCGACATTCCCATCTCCCGAAGCACTGACTGCTCTACGTAAGCCCATCTACtctatattaattaattaatacagTTGATCAGTACGTTGTTCTCTTCCAGTTTGCTGATTGattctttcctttaatttctcttGTTGCAGTGTCTCTTAAGATGGATGGATGGAAGCCACCAGTACTGGAGATGAATAATGGGAGGAGAAGCTCTATATTGCTGCCTCCCTTTATTTAGTTAGTGTATTAATGTATTAGCTACTAGTTCAGAGGTGGTTCTCTTAGCTGAGTGAGAACCGCTGTAGTCATGTATGCCcccttataaataaaatcatccaTCCTTATAATTGATGGAGTATTTGGATCTTTTTGCCAAATATTTTCGACAacaattttctcttcttccaaaCAAAAAAACCGGGAAACCAGGAAAGtatgaacaattaaaattatttcaatttttcaaaaagagtTTTATTCTAAGtaatattaaagaataattttctaaaactattcttaaaattatttttaaaaatagttatcaatgGGGACTTaggatttttttctcttttcctagtttccttatatatatatttgaaaatatataattttaattatacttttttttacaatttttgggatgaatcaaacatcaaaaactattttattaatttttttttcctaatattttatagaaccaaaaaatgattgaaattgaGTAATTTCTTAGCCAAAATAACAAGGATTTTCAAAGCTAATGAATCATTAACAATCTTTATAATTGACTTTAGTTAATAGCAATCACTTCAACAAATTGTACATTCAATGGTTTTACTAACATGTTGTGTAATTGTAAAATGAGAAATGTGAAAGTCTTAAAAAGAATCATTTTCTAGAGGGtgattgaaaaaagaaagaaaaatatatgaagaattggaactgtttttaaaaactattcttttttttaaaaaaaatggaaaacaattctaaaaaatagttttttagaacaactttttaaaaaccattatttaatttttataaaacaaaaatctatttaaaaacct
Above is a genomic segment from Vitis riparia cultivar Riparia Gloire de Montpellier isolate 1030 chromosome 14, EGFV_Vit.rip_1.0, whole genome shotgun sequence containing:
- the LOC117929669 gene encoding non-specific lipid-transfer protein 1-like, coding for MKGVVIALLVALAMVHFMAEPARAITCSDVNKALAPCISYLTGGGAPTSACCDGVRTLKSLSPTTSDRQTACQCAKDAASRNPNIREDAAAALPNKCGVQTDIPISRSTDCSTVS